GAAGAAGCAGTTTCATCAGACGTAGCAGTTGAAGAAACAACTGGTTCAGAACTTAAAGACGGTACATATACACTTGTTCAAAAGAACTTAGATGACAACGGTTGGAAAGTTGACTTCACAATGGTAGTTGAAGGTGGAAAAATCACTGAATCTAACTACGATTACAAAAACGAAGCTGGCGAATTGAAATCTGAAGACGAAGGTTACCAAACAGCTATGGTTGACAAAGTTGGCGTGGGTCCACAAGATTACCTACCAGAATTAAACGAACAATTAGTTGAAAAACAAGATGCTTCAGAAGTAGAAGTTGTATCAGGAGCTACACACTCATCAGAATTATTCGTAGAGTATGCAGAACAATTGATCGCTGCTGCTAAAGAAGGAAATACAGAAACAATCGAAATCGATAACTAATCGATACTGACACTACATATAGAGGGGCTGGGGGTTCAACTCCCGGCCCCTCTATCTATTCATTTAGGAGAAATTATCTCATAAACGCTTTTCTATTGTGTTAAAATTATTGAAAATGCATGAAGGAGTAAACTATGAAACGGATACTAAATCTGCTGACGTTGGTAGGGATGATTATCTTCCTGACAGCGTGCGACAATGAAAATAAAATCAATACGAAAGCATACAAGGAGACAGAATTCCTGATGGGGACTTATGTCAGCCTCAGCGTATATGATGCGGATAAAGAAGCAGTTATAGAAGAAGGTTTTGCACTTGTAAGGGATTTGGCGGACAAGATTACCGGCGAAACAACAGAGTCGGAAATCTCTAAAATAAATGCGGCGACGGGTGAGAAACCAGTCGTTGTTTCTGAAGAAGTATACGAACTGATTGAAGCGGCTGCGAAATACAGTGTGGAGATGGACGGACAATTCAATTACACCATTGGTCCGATTACCAACTTGTGGCGCATTGGCTTTGACGATGCACGTAAACCGAGCCAAGAAGAAATAACAGAAGCTTTGAAGAAAATTGATTTTAATAAGGTAACGTTAAATGCAGAAGAACATTCTGTCTTTTTGCAAGAAGCGGGTATGGAAATTGACTTAGGTGCGATTGCTAAAGGTTACATTACAGATCAAGTTCGTGAATTATTCGTAGAGTCTGATGTTACAACAGCGATTATCGACTTGGGTGGAAATGTTTTTGTAATGGGAGCTTCGCCGGCACGTGAAGGCGATGTCTGGAATGTGGGGATTCAAGATCCATTCGCAGAACGCGGTGCGAGTATCGGTTCGACGCAACAGAGTGAACGCTCTATTGTCACATCTGGTATTTACGAGCGCTACTTAGAAGTGGACAGTGAGATTTATCACCATTTAATGAATCCAAAGACAGGTTATCCCTTTGATAATGAGATTGCCGGTGTATCCATTATTTCCGAAACGTCGGTAGAAGGCGATGCTTTATCAACGCTCGTATTTGGATTGGGTGTGGAAGAAGGGTTGGCTTATGTGAATGGACGCAGCGACGTAGAAGCTGTATTTGTTACGAAGGATAAGGAAGTCTACCTCTCTGAAGGATTAAAAGATAATTTTGAATTACGAGACGAAGACTATACGATAGTAGAAAAATAGAAGAGGTGCACTGTGACACTAGCGATTTTTTTGGAATTAGTTGAGATAAAAACGAAATTGGCAAGTTTATTTCCCTTTTTACTCGGTGTTTTATACGCCGGCTATTATTTTGAAGCATTCAACCCGATTAATACCGTGTTGTTTTTTGTGGCAATGCTAGTGTTCGATATGGCAACAACCGCTATTAACAATACGATGGATTACGTAAAGGCTAAAAACCTGGCGTATCGTGATGAAGAAAACATCATCGGAATCGCGGGATTGAATGTGAAGAAAGTGACCCTCCTGATTATTGGCATGATTACTTTTGCAGCGGTGTTAGGCCTCGTTTTAACTGCTCGCACCAGCTTATTGCTCTTGGTTATCGGTGCTGTTTGCTTCACTGTGGGAATTTTATATACATTTGGTCCCTTTCCAATTTCGCGGATGCCGTTGGGTGAAGTGTTATCTGGGCTAACAATGGGCTTTGGTATTTTCTTCATCGCAGTCCTGATCAATGTAGCGGATGTGCAACTGGCGACGGTTGCGATTGCTTGGCCGCAGTTTGTAGTGACAGGGAATCTGATTTCGGTTTTGGCCGTCTTTTTAAGTTCGTTGCCACTGGTATTCACGATTGCGAATATTATGTTGGCTAACAATACGTGTGACTTCGAGACCGATATTAGTAACCACCGCTATACACTTGTCTACTATATAGGTAAGGAAATGGCAGTGAAGATTTACGGCTGGTTATACATGGGTGTGTACGTAGCGATTGTACTTGCGGTAGTATTAGGCTTCATGACACCTTGGATGCTCGGTGTTCTTGTGACATTCCCGATTGTACGTAAGAATGTCCGTCGTTTCACGGCGAAGCAAGTGAAGAGCGAAACCTTTGCGTTGGCACTTATAAACATGGTGGTTATCCACGTGACGCAAATCATAATGCTCATTCTAGGCATTATTTTTTAGTTGACAATAAAGATTCTGACCTCTACTATTAGAGGGGTATGCAACATTTTAATCAGGAAGAGGTGAGCGACGATGGCAGGGAAAAACGCAGCATTAGCTTGCACGATTTGTGGTTCAAGAAACTACACCATTACACCTACTGAAAAAGGTCGCACGACACGATTAGAAGTTAAAAAATTCTGCCGTTACTGTGGCACACACACATTGCACAAAGAGACAAAATAGCCCAGAGAAAGAAGTGAAGAATCCCGTGAATTTCTTGAAGAGCGTTAGAGATGAAATGAAACTGGTAACTTGGCCAACAAGCAAGGATATATCAAAGTATACGAATACCGTTATCGTTACAGTTTTGCTGTTTGCAGCTTTCTTTGCGGTTGTCGATTTTGGTGTTGGTGAATTATTTGATTTAATCATGAGTCTGTAATCTATTTTCAGTAGCAAAATGACTCTTGCTTTGCTATAATAAGAGCGCACAGAGAACCTTTCCCGCAATGAAAGGTTTTTTTTGATACGAAAAAACATATATTACTATAGAAAGAAGTGGACAGAGTGGAAACAGTTGAGCAAGAAAAAAATTGGTACGTCCTACATACTTATTCCGGCTATGAGAATAAAGTCAAAATGAATATTGAGTCACGTGCACAAAGCATGAACATGGAGAATCATATTTTCCGTGTCGTTGTTCCCGAAGAAGAAGAGATTGAAATGAAGGACGGCGAAGAAAAGAAAAAGACTAAGAAAACTTTCCCGGGTTATGTACTGGTTGAGATGATTATGTCTGATGAGTCTTGGTACGTTGTTCGTAACACGCCGGGCGTTACCGGATTCGTTGGTTCTCACGGAGCAGGAAGTAAGCCAGCACCGTTGTT
This genomic interval from Jeotgalibaca porci contains the following:
- the nusG gene encoding transcription termination/antitermination protein NusG; translated protein: METVEQEKNWYVLHTYSGYENKVKMNIESRAQSMNMENHIFRVVVPEEEEIEMKDGEEKKKTKKTFPGYVLVEMIMSDESWYVVRNTPGVTGFVGSHGAGSKPAPLLDEEISWILKRMGLSTRTRDVEFEKGENVTIVEGAFNGLSGVVEEVDSEKGKLKVLIEMFGRETIAELEYEQVDKIN
- a CDS encoding FMN-binding protein, with translation MKFNKKMTAWSLTLASTLLLAACGSDTDTEEAVSSDVAVEETTGSELKDGTYTLVQKNLDDNGWKVDFTMVVEGGKITESNYDYKNEAGELKSEDEGYQTAMVDKVGVGPQDYLPELNEQLVEKQDASEVEVVSGATHSSELFVEYAEQLIAAAKEGNTETIEIDN
- the rpmG gene encoding 50S ribosomal protein L33 — protein: MAGKNAALACTICGSRNYTITPTEKGRTTRLEVKKFCRYCGTHTLHKETK
- the menA gene encoding 1,4-dihydroxy-2-naphthoate polyprenyltransferase, giving the protein MTLAIFLELVEIKTKLASLFPFLLGVLYAGYYFEAFNPINTVLFFVAMLVFDMATTAINNTMDYVKAKNLAYRDEENIIGIAGLNVKKVTLLIIGMITFAAVLGLVLTARTSLLLLVIGAVCFTVGILYTFGPFPISRMPLGEVLSGLTMGFGIFFIAVLINVADVQLATVAIAWPQFVVTGNLISVLAVFLSSLPLVFTIANIMLANNTCDFETDISNHRYTLVYYIGKEMAVKIYGWLYMGVYVAIVLAVVLGFMTPWMLGVLVTFPIVRKNVRRFTAKQVKSETFALALINMVVIHVTQIIMLILGIIF
- the secE gene encoding preprotein translocase subunit SecE, whose translation is MKLVTWPTSKDISKYTNTVIVTVLLFAAFFAVVDFGVGELFDLIMSL
- a CDS encoding FAD:protein FMN transferase; protein product: MKRILNLLTLVGMIIFLTACDNENKINTKAYKETEFLMGTYVSLSVYDADKEAVIEEGFALVRDLADKITGETTESEISKINAATGEKPVVVSEEVYELIEAAAKYSVEMDGQFNYTIGPITNLWRIGFDDARKPSQEEITEALKKIDFNKVTLNAEEHSVFLQEAGMEIDLGAIAKGYITDQVRELFVESDVTTAIIDLGGNVFVMGASPAREGDVWNVGIQDPFAERGASIGSTQQSERSIVTSGIYERYLEVDSEIYHHLMNPKTGYPFDNEIAGVSIISETSVEGDALSTLVFGLGVEEGLAYVNGRSDVEAVFVTKDKEVYLSEGLKDNFELRDEDYTIVEK